In the genome of Rhizobium rhizogenes, one region contains:
- a CDS encoding flagellar hook-basal body complex protein FliE: MIDGIKQVSSLSLTRGASGISSLTESVFGSEQTTPAQQTGASFASVLGNMSVDAMNSLKKAEVASFEGIQGKANTREVVDAVLSAEQSLQTAIALRDKIVSAYLDITKMQI; this comes from the coding sequence ATGATCGACGGTATCAAGCAAGTCAGTTCCCTCTCGCTCACCCGCGGCGCAAGCGGCATTTCCTCTCTGACGGAAAGCGTTTTTGGCAGTGAGCAGACAACGCCTGCCCAGCAGACGGGCGCAAGTTTCGCCAGCGTTCTCGGCAACATGTCCGTCGATGCGATGAACAGCCTGAAAAAAGCGGAAGTGGCATCTTTCGAAGGCATTCAGGGCAAGGCGAACACGCGTGAAGTGGTCGATGCCGTGCTTTCGGCCGAGCAGTCGCTGCAGACCGCCATCGCGCTGCGCGACAAGATCGTGTCGGCCTATCTCGACATTACCAAGATGCAGATCTAG
- the flgC gene encoding flagellar basal body rod protein FlgC: MDPLSAASKIAGSGLEVQSTRLRIVSENIANARSTGDTPGADPYRRKTVTFGSELDRVSGVERVTVKKLGVDRGDFINEYDPGNPAADSNGMVKMPNVNILIEMADMREANRSYDANLQVIRQTRDLVASTIDLLKASQ; the protein is encoded by the coding sequence ATGGATCCCTTGAGTGCGGCGAGCAAGATCGCCGGCAGCGGCCTGGAAGTGCAGTCCACCCGGCTGCGCATCGTCTCCGAAAACATCGCCAACGCCCGATCGACCGGCGATACGCCCGGCGCCGATCCCTATCGCCGCAAGACCGTCACTTTCGGTTCGGAACTCGACCGCGTCAGCGGTGTGGAGCGCGTGACGGTGAAGAAACTCGGCGTCGACCGTGGTGATTTCATCAATGAATACGACCCCGGCAACCCGGCCGCCGATAGCAACGGCATGGTGAAGATGCCGAACGTCAACATCCTGATCGAAATGGCCGACATGCGCGAAGCAAACCGCAGCTACGACGCCAATCTTCAGGTCATCCGCCAGACACGCGACCTCGTCGCCTCCACCATCGACCTTCTGAAGGCATCGCAATGA
- the flgB gene encoding flagellar basal body rod protein FlgB, protein MQPIQLFDLASRQAEWLSVRQEVVATNIANANTPKFHAKDVSPFEAVMQATSQQVGMAKTHPAHFGASALSENIAVRDNPVNNEIGMQESGNSVALAEEMTKTGEIKRQYDLNANLVKSFHRMMLMTVKR, encoded by the coding sequence ATGCAACCGATTCAACTGTTCGATCTGGCATCCCGCCAAGCGGAATGGCTGAGCGTGCGGCAGGAAGTCGTGGCGACCAACATCGCCAACGCCAACACACCCAAGTTCCACGCCAAGGATGTCAGCCCCTTCGAAGCGGTCATGCAGGCCACCAGCCAGCAGGTTGGCATGGCGAAGACCCATCCCGCCCATTTCGGCGCGAGCGCCCTCAGCGAAAATATCGCGGTGCGTGACAACCCGGTCAACAACGAGATCGGCATGCAGGAGTCGGGCAATTCGGTCGCGCTTGCGGAAGAAATGACCAAGACCGGCGAGATCAAGCGGCAGTACGACCTGAACGCCAATCTCGTCAAATCCTTCCATCGCATGATGCTGATGACGGTTAAGAGGTAA
- a CDS encoding LysE family translocator, whose protein sequence is MDLVIPSAANLGLFVSATLVLLLVPGPAVLYIFARSVEQGRSAGLVSILGIHTATLVHVVAAAVGLSALLASSALAFSVVKYAGAAYLIWLGLKKLLGSSDIPDVEGGLPKRSGMRIFREGFIVNLLNPKTALFFLAFLPQFVEVDRGHMAMQIAFLGILYTVIGVLTDCTYALAAGTAGNWLKRSPAYLKAERWVSGFVYIGLGLTAAFAGNQKK, encoded by the coding sequence ATGGATTTGGTAATTCCCAGCGCAGCCAATCTCGGCCTGTTCGTCAGCGCCACGCTGGTGCTGCTTCTTGTGCCGGGCCCGGCAGTCCTTTACATCTTTGCGCGCTCGGTCGAGCAGGGCCGTTCTGCCGGCCTCGTTTCAATCCTTGGCATTCATACCGCCACACTTGTTCACGTCGTCGCCGCCGCTGTCGGGCTCTCGGCGCTTTTGGCATCGTCAGCGCTTGCCTTCAGCGTGGTGAAATATGCGGGCGCGGCCTATCTGATCTGGCTTGGCCTCAAGAAGCTCCTCGGGTCGTCGGACATTCCCGACGTCGAGGGCGGTTTACCGAAGCGAAGCGGCATGCGCATCTTTCGTGAGGGCTTCATCGTCAATCTCCTCAATCCGAAGACCGCATTGTTCTTTCTGGCTTTCCTGCCGCAGTTCGTTGAGGTCGATCGTGGCCATATGGCAATGCAGATCGCCTTTCTCGGAATTCTCTACACGGTGATTGGTGTTCTGACGGATTGCACCTACGCACTTGCTGCCGGTACGGCCGGCAACTGGCTGAAGCGCAGTCCCGCCTATTTGAAGGCCGAACGCTGGGTTAGCGGCTTCGTTTATATCGGCCTTGGCCTGACGGCCGCTTTTGCGGGCAATCAGAAGAAGTAG
- the fliI gene encoding flagellar protein export ATPase FliI, which yields MTMPESMLSADAISPKLAQLASLAGHYADPEFSVAPGGHVRTIAAGHYTVSGLSRHVRLGEFVAHRSATGIHLGEVVRVEPDICYVCPIEPGEPIGIHDTVIRKGAFRVAPDDSWCGRTINALGEPIDGQGPLASGTERRSISNNAPPSMTRKRVETPFKTGVRAIDIFSPLCLGQRLGIFAGSGVGKSTLLSMLAKADAFDKVVIALVGERGREVREFIEDTMGENMSKSIAVVATSDESPMLRKMAPLSAVTIAEHFRDQGDNVLLIIDSVTRFAHAIREVAVASGEPPVARGYPASVFTELPRLLERAGPGAEGTGTITAIVSILVDGDNHNDPIADSTRGILDGHIVLDRSLAEEGRYPPINPLASISRLAKKAWTPDQEKLVSRLKALVHRFEETRDLRLIGGYRPGTDPDLDMAVKQVPIIYETLKQLPSEPAAQDAYADLATALRGGVPNNQPQVNPRMRG from the coding sequence ATGACAATGCCGGAATCCATGCTCTCGGCCGACGCCATTTCACCGAAGCTCGCGCAGCTGGCGAGCCTTGCCGGGCATTATGCCGATCCGGAATTTTCGGTGGCGCCGGGCGGGCACGTGCGCACCATTGCCGCCGGACACTATACGGTCTCCGGCCTTTCGCGGCACGTCAGGCTTGGTGAATTCGTCGCCCATCGCAGCGCGACCGGCATCCATCTCGGTGAAGTTGTGCGTGTCGAACCCGATATCTGCTATGTTTGCCCGATCGAGCCGGGCGAACCGATCGGCATCCACGACACAGTCATTCGCAAGGGCGCTTTCCGCGTCGCGCCCGATGACAGCTGGTGCGGACGTACCATCAACGCCCTTGGCGAACCCATCGATGGTCAGGGCCCGCTTGCCTCCGGCACCGAGCGCCGTTCGATCTCCAACAATGCGCCGCCGTCAATGACGCGCAAGCGGGTGGAGACGCCTTTCAAGACCGGCGTGCGGGCAATCGATATCTTCTCGCCTTTGTGCCTCGGGCAGCGTCTTGGCATTTTTGCCGGCTCCGGTGTGGGCAAATCCACGCTGCTGTCGATGCTCGCCAAGGCCGACGCCTTCGACAAGGTGGTGATTGCGCTGGTCGGCGAACGCGGACGCGAAGTGCGCGAATTCATCGAAGACACGATGGGCGAAAACATGAGCAAGTCCATCGCCGTTGTCGCCACCAGCGATGAAAGCCCAATGCTGCGCAAGATGGCGCCGCTTTCCGCGGTCACCATTGCCGAACATTTTCGCGATCAGGGCGACAATGTTCTTCTCATCATCGACAGCGTGACGCGCTTTGCCCATGCGATCCGCGAAGTGGCCGTCGCCTCGGGCGAGCCGCCGGTGGCGCGCGGCTATCCGGCCTCGGTCTTCACCGAACTGCCGCGCCTTCTGGAGCGGGCGGGTCCCGGCGCGGAAGGCACCGGCACCATCACCGCCATCGTCTCCATTCTGGTGGACGGCGACAATCACAACGATCCGATTGCCGATTCGACGCGCGGCATTCTCGATGGCCATATCGTGCTCGACCGCAGCCTTGCCGAAGAGGGTCGTTATCCGCCGATCAATCCGCTTGCCTCCATCTCTCGTCTCGCCAAGAAGGCGTGGACGCCGGATCAGGAAAAGCTGGTCTCGCGCCTGAAGGCGCTGGTGCATCGTTTCGAGGAAACACGCGATCTGCGCCTCATCGGCGGTTATCGGCCCGGCACCGATCCCGATCTCGACATGGCGGTAAAGCAGGTCCCGATCATTTATGAGACTCTGAAACAGCTTCCGAGCGAACCGGCAGCGCAGGACGCCTATGCCGATCTGGCAACCGCGTTGCGCGGTGGTGTGCCGAACAATCAGCCGCAGGTGAACCCGAGAATGAGAGGCTGA
- the flgF gene encoding flagellar basal-body rod protein FlgF, with translation MQSGLYVALSSQIALERRLTTISDNMANVNTVGFRGSEVKFDEMVAKNHNDMNARVAFVSQGNDYLSTRQGAFEQTGNSFDFAIKGDAWFSLDTPDGQILTRDGRFTMRPDGALISSSGYPVLDAGGGPIQLNPNGGPITVGLDGAIRQNENIVATLGIFQADFSQGFLRHPNSGVKPVAQPVPVVNNHEVGVVQGYLEQSNVNGISQMTQLIQVNRAFESISSLMRDTESTFGEGIKTLGGAR, from the coding sequence ATGCAATCCGGACTATACGTCGCCCTTTCCTCGCAGATCGCGCTGGAGCGTCGTCTCACCACCATTTCCGACAATATGGCGAATGTGAACACGGTCGGCTTCCGCGGCTCCGAAGTGAAATTCGACGAAATGGTCGCCAAGAACCACAATGACATGAATGCCCGGGTGGCCTTCGTCTCACAGGGCAACGACTATCTCTCCACCCGCCAGGGCGCTTTCGAGCAGACCGGCAATTCCTTCGATTTCGCCATCAAGGGCGATGCCTGGTTCTCGCTGGATACGCCGGACGGTCAGATATTGACCCGCGACGGCCGTTTCACCATGCGCCCGGATGGCGCGCTCATCTCTTCGAGCGGTTATCCCGTTCTCGATGCCGGCGGCGGTCCGATCCAGCTCAATCCGAATGGCGGCCCGATAACCGTTGGTCTCGACGGTGCGATCAGGCAGAACGAAAACATCGTCGCTACCCTCGGCATCTTCCAGGCGGATTTCTCGCAAGGCTTCCTGCGTCATCCCAACAGTGGTGTGAAGCCCGTGGCGCAGCCGGTTCCGGTCGTCAACAATCATGAGGTCGGCGTCGTTCAGGGTTATCTCGAACAGTCGAATGTCAACGGCATTTCCCAGATGACGCAGCTCATCCAGGTCAACCGGGCCTTCGAGAGCATTTCCTCGCTGATGCGCGACACCGAATCGACCTTCGGCGAAGGCATCAAGACGCTTGGCGGCGCGCGTTGA
- a CDS encoding DUF1217 domain-containing protein — protein sequence MTSTYTSYRLISQDIGKSLERVSKQPDVARETEYYRAKIGEVKSIDDFMADTRLYNYALKAHGLEDMAYAKAFIRKVLTEGTTDKDAFANKLSDSRYADFAKSLDFASLGAAATATEAAQAGIVGKYTRQTLEQEAGDDNNGVRLALYFERKASTITSGLDFLADDALAQVFRTAYNLPDEFAAANVEKQAALIEKTINIKDLQDPEKVGKLLERFTIMWEMQNPSTTYDPLAVFGSSSGYGISPDLLISINSLKLGGK from the coding sequence GTGACTTCCACCTATACCAGCTACAGACTGATCAGTCAGGATATCGGCAAATCGCTTGAGCGGGTGTCGAAGCAGCCCGATGTGGCGCGCGAAACCGAATATTACCGCGCGAAGATCGGTGAGGTGAAATCCATCGACGACTTCATGGCCGATACGCGTCTTTACAATTACGCACTGAAGGCCCACGGGCTCGAGGACATGGCCTATGCGAAGGCCTTTATCCGCAAGGTGCTGACGGAAGGCACCACGGACAAGGACGCTTTCGCCAACAAGCTTTCCGACAGCCGCTATGCGGATTTCGCGAAGTCGCTGGATTTCGCCAGCCTCGGCGCGGCGGCGACCGCAACCGAGGCCGCCCAGGCCGGCATTGTCGGCAAATACACCCGTCAGACGCTGGAACAGGAAGCCGGCGACGACAATAATGGCGTCCGGCTCGCCCTTTATTTCGAGCGCAAGGCATCCACCATCACGTCCGGTCTCGATTTCCTGGCGGATGATGCGCTCGCGCAGGTGTTTCGCACGGCCTACAACCTGCCTGACGAATTTGCCGCGGCCAATGTCGAAAAACAGGCGGCACTCATCGAAAAAACCATCAACATCAAGGATCTGCAGGATCCTGAGAAGGTCGGAAAGCTGCTCGAGCGTTTCACCATCATGTGGGAAATGCAAAATCCATCGACGACCTATGATCCCCTGGCCGTTTTCGGCTCCTCCAGCGGCTACGGCATCTCCCCCGATCTGCTGATCTCCATCAACTCCCTGAAACTCGGAGGCAAATGA
- the motA gene encoding flagellar motor stator protein MotA yields MNIVIGLIITFGCIIGGYMAMGGHLDVLIQPFELMIIGGAGLGGFIMANPMKVVKDSGKALGEAFKHSVPKERNYLDVLGVLYSLMRDLRTKSRNEIEAHIDNPEESSIFQSAPSVLKNKELTSFICDYVRLIIIGNARSHEIEALMDEEIETILNDKLKPYHAITTMGDSFPAIGIVAAVLGVIKAMGKINESPEVLGGLIGAALVGTMLGIILSYSICNPLASQVKIVRTKQHRLYIIVKQTLIAYMNGSVPQVALEYGRKTISNYERPSIDAVEQEMMNPGGENKAA; encoded by the coding sequence ATGAATATTGTAATTGGACTTATAATCACCTTCGGCTGCATCATCGGCGGCTATATGGCGATGGGCGGTCATCTGGACGTGCTGATTCAGCCGTTCGAATTGATGATCATCGGCGGCGCCGGTCTTGGCGGCTTCATCATGGCGAACCCCATGAAGGTCGTGAAGGATTCGGGCAAGGCGCTCGGCGAGGCCTTCAAGCATTCGGTCCCGAAGGAGCGAAACTATCTCGACGTGCTCGGCGTGCTTTATTCGCTGATGCGCGATCTGCGCACGAAATCGCGCAACGAGATCGAGGCCCATATCGACAATCCGGAAGAATCCTCGATCTTCCAGAGCGCGCCCTCGGTACTTAAGAACAAGGAACTGACCTCGTTCATCTGTGACTATGTCCGCCTCATCATCATCGGCAATGCCCGCAGCCACGAAATCGAGGCGCTGATGGATGAGGAAATCGAGACCATCCTCAATGACAAGCTGAAGCCCTATCACGCGATCACCACCATGGGCGATTCCTTCCCCGCCATCGGTATCGTCGCGGCGGTTCTCGGTGTCATCAAGGCCATGGGCAAGATCAACGAATCGCCCGAGGTGCTGGGCGGCCTGATCGGGGCCGCACTCGTCGGCACCATGCTCGGCATCATCCTGTCCTATTCGATCTGCAACCCGCTCGCGTCGCAGGTCAAGATCGTCCGCACCAAGCAGCATCGCCTCTACATCATCGTCAAGCAGACGCTGATCGCCTACATGAACGGCTCGGTGCCGCAGGTCGCGCTTGAATATGGCCGCAAGACCATCTCCAACTATGAACGGCCGTCCATCGACGCCGTCGAGCAGGAGATGATGAATCCCGGCGGCGAAAACAAGGCGGCATGA
- a CDS encoding FliM/FliN family flagellar motor switch protein, whose product MIMAKAAAHKAPAIDTALLAKLTGGLSDRRTIAKIGSDIGHLYSEFLPDIFHSETGIAIDVEYVGSESGLMTDLIANVGHNVAVADCSLRNWCPNFMMAVGNGFVIALMERMLGAAPDTIGEPDERSLSHIELDLAAMVLGRIAGVLRSGVNAPGGFEATIDPPFNANGRSAFDEMIAGVYGVTIRMKIDIGRVSSEFALIVPQRPLLKTSIVAPKASAQALKKQEEWMEMISQQVKRSQVTLEARIKLETLTLRTISRLVAGDVIPFQDLKQDDIGVEVSANGSKLYNCEFGKSGERYMVRVKNNVSTDDEILRHLMG is encoded by the coding sequence ATGATCATGGCAAAAGCTGCAGCGCACAAAGCCCCGGCCATCGACACCGCCTTGCTCGCGAAGCTGACCGGAGGGCTCTCCGACCGCAGGACGATTGCGAAGATCGGCTCGGATATCGGTCATCTCTACAGCGAATTCCTGCCTGATATCTTCCACAGCGAGACCGGCATTGCGATTGACGTCGAATATGTCGGCTCCGAATCGGGGCTGATGACCGATCTCATCGCCAATGTCGGGCACAATGTTGCGGTTGCCGATTGTTCGCTGCGCAACTGGTGCCCCAATTTCATGATGGCGGTCGGCAACGGCTTCGTCATCGCGCTGATGGAGCGTATGCTGGGTGCTGCACCTGACACCATCGGTGAGCCGGACGAACGCAGCCTGTCCCATATCGAGCTCGACCTTGCGGCCATGGTTCTCGGCCGCATCGCGGGCGTGTTGCGCTCGGGCGTGAACGCGCCGGGCGGTTTCGAGGCGACGATCGACCCGCCGTTCAATGCCAATGGCAGAAGCGCCTTCGACGAGATGATCGCCGGCGTCTACGGCGTGACCATCCGCATGAAGATCGATATCGGCAGGGTCTCGTCCGAATTCGCTCTCATCGTGCCGCAGCGGCCCCTGCTCAAGACCTCCATCGTCGCCCCGAAAGCTTCGGCCCAGGCGCTGAAGAAGCAGGAAGAGTGGATGGAGATGATCTCGCAGCAGGTGAAGAGATCGCAGGTCACGCTCGAGGCGCGCATCAAGCTCGAAACGCTGACCTTGCGGACGATTTCCAGACTGGTGGCCGGTGACGTCATCCCGTTTCAGGACCTGAAGCAGGACGATATCGGCGTCGAGGTCAGCGCCAACGGCTCCAAGCTTTATAATTGCGAATTCGGCAAGTCCGGAGAGCGCTACATGGTTCGGGTGAAGAACAATGTCAGCACGGACGACGAGATTTTGCGACATTTGATGGGTTAA
- the fliN gene encoding flagellar motor switch protein FliN, with amino-acid sequence MATKKTPVTDDAALPSFEDGGDLDQAIGDLRGVLKTDAEGSLSDFGDFGDFASTDDASTDSDLSAFGGGAADFAMDDFAAAPQVAGLKAPLGSGLSENMELIMDIPIDVQIVLGTSRMLVSGLMGLEEGATIALDRKIGEPVEIMVNGRRIARGEITVLEDDDTRFGVKLIEVMSTRKA; translated from the coding sequence ATGGCTACGAAGAAAACACCTGTGACCGATGACGCAGCGTTGCCGTCGTTTGAAGACGGCGGCGACCTCGACCAGGCTATCGGCGATCTGCGTGGCGTCCTCAAGACGGATGCGGAAGGCTCGCTCTCCGATTTTGGCGACTTCGGCGATTTCGCAAGCACGGACGACGCGTCCACCGACAGCGACCTTTCCGCCTTCGGTGGCGGAGCGGCGGATTTTGCGATGGATGATTTCGCGGCCGCCCCGCAGGTCGCGGGCCTGAAGGCGCCGCTCGGCAGCGGACTGTCCGAGAACATGGAACTGATCATGGATATCCCGATCGATGTCCAGATCGTTCTCGGCACGAGCAGAATGCTGGTCTCGGGCCTGATGGGCCTCGAAGAGGGTGCGACGATCGCGCTCGACCGCAAGATCGGCGAGCCGGTCGAGATCATGGTGAATGGCCGCCGTATTGCGCGCGGTGAGATAACGGTACTTGAAGACGACGATACGCGCTTCGGCGTAAAATTGATTGAAGTAATGAGTACGAGAAAAGCCTGA
- the fliG gene encoding flagellar motor switch protein FliG, whose product MMDFEDFGNPLAGKPLSQADKAAAVLLAMGKGVAGKLLKFFTQHELQMIISSAQTLRVIPPDELAQIVAEFEDLFTEGTGLMDNAKAIESILEEGLTPEEVDSLLGRRTAFQAYEASIWDRLQEAEPEFVGKFLLREHPQTIAYILSMLPSSFGAKVLLTIPEEQRADIMNRTVNMKEVSPTAAQIIEKRVVNLINEIEAERNAGGSTKVADLMNELEKPQVDTLLSSLETLSKEAANKVKPKIFLFDDLMFMPQRSRVMLLNDVSADVLTMALRGATMEIKECVLSSISPRQRRMIESDLAVPQASINTREVAIARRAVAQEAIRLANSGQIQLKEAGADEQSAAA is encoded by the coding sequence ATGATGGACTTCGAGGATTTCGGTAACCCCCTTGCGGGCAAGCCGTTGTCTCAGGCCGACAAGGCGGCCGCGGTGCTTCTTGCCATGGGCAAGGGCGTTGCCGGCAAGCTGCTGAAATTTTTCACGCAGCACGAATTGCAGATGATCATTTCCTCGGCCCAGACCCTGCGCGTCATTCCTCCCGATGAACTCGCGCAGATCGTGGCGGAGTTTGAAGACCTGTTCACCGAAGGCACGGGTCTCATGGATAATGCCAAGGCAATCGAGAGCATTCTCGAAGAAGGCCTGACCCCTGAAGAGGTGGACAGCCTTCTTGGCCGTCGCACCGCCTTCCAGGCCTATGAAGCATCGATCTGGGATCGCCTGCAGGAGGCGGAGCCGGAGTTTGTCGGCAAGTTCCTGCTGCGCGAACATCCCCAGACCATTGCGTATATTCTCTCGATGCTGCCCTCGTCCTTTGGTGCCAAGGTTCTTCTGACCATTCCCGAAGAGCAACGCGCCGATATCATGAACCGCACGGTGAACATGAAGGAAGTGAGCCCGACGGCCGCCCAGATCATCGAGAAGCGTGTGGTCAATCTGATCAACGAGATCGAGGCCGAGCGCAACGCCGGCGGTTCCACGAAGGTTGCCGATCTGATGAACGAACTGGAAAAGCCGCAGGTCGACACGCTGCTCAGCTCGCTGGAGACGCTCAGCAAGGAAGCCGCAAACAAGGTCAAGCCGAAGATCTTCCTCTTCGACGACCTCATGTTCATGCCGCAGCGCAGCCGCGTCATGCTGCTCAACGATGTTTCGGCCGATGTTCTGACCATGGCGCTGCGCGGCGCCACGATGGAAATCAAGGAATGTGTGCTGTCCAGCATCAGCCCGCGCCAGCGCCGCATGATCGAGTCGGATCTCGCCGTACCGCAGGCATCCATCAACACCCGCGAAGTGGCGATTGCCCGCCGCGCGGTGGCCCAGGAAGCGATCCGTCTGGCCAATTCCGGCCAGATACAGCTGAAGGAAGCCGGAGCGGACGAACAATCGGCCGCCGCTTGA
- the flhB gene encoding flagellar biosynthesis protein FlhB yields the protein MADDQDKDSKTEAPTEKKLRDAAEKGNLPFSREVPIFASSLAFYCYLVFFLPDGAGRIGETLKDLFGQPEQWNLGTRPDALSLLYFLGTSMAYLLMPAMIMFIVFGLASSFFQNLPSPVLERVRPQWSRVSPAKGFTRIYSKQGFVEFGKSLFKILIVSTIMFFSLRGDFYSLIDLMFSDPQVIFVRVVEIVKKMMVVILLSTALLAAVDLLWTRHHWFTQLKMTKHEVKEEYKQSQGDPVVKSRQRSIARDRARRRMINNVPRATLVIANPTHFAVALRYVREESDAPIVVAKGQDLIALKIREIAEENNIPVFEDPPLARSMFAQVSIDSVIPPAFYKAVAELVHRVYAMKSSKIRVQ from the coding sequence TTGGCAGACGATCAGGACAAGGACAGTAAAACAGAAGCCCCGACGGAGAAAAAACTCCGCGATGCGGCCGAGAAGGGCAATCTTCCCTTTTCCCGCGAAGTGCCGATCTTTGCTTCGTCACTCGCCTTTTATTGTTACCTCGTTTTCTTCCTTCCCGATGGAGCCGGTCGAATCGGCGAGACGCTGAAGGATCTGTTCGGCCAGCCCGAACAATGGAATCTCGGCACCCGGCCGGATGCCCTGTCACTGCTTTATTTTCTCGGCACCTCGATGGCCTATCTGCTCATGCCGGCCATGATCATGTTCATCGTTTTCGGCCTCGCCTCGTCGTTTTTCCAGAACCTGCCATCGCCCGTGCTTGAAAGGGTGCGTCCGCAATGGTCGCGTGTTTCGCCCGCAAAGGGGTTTACGCGCATCTACAGCAAGCAGGGTTTCGTGGAATTCGGCAAGTCGCTGTTCAAGATACTGATCGTCTCGACCATCATGTTCTTTTCGCTGCGCGGCGATTTCTACAGTCTCATCGACCTGATGTTCTCCGATCCGCAGGTGATTTTCGTCCGGGTCGTCGAGATCGTCAAAAAGATGATGGTCGTGATCCTGCTCTCGACCGCTCTGCTCGCCGCTGTCGACCTTTTGTGGACGCGCCATCACTGGTTCACCCAGCTGAAAATGACGAAGCATGAGGTGAAGGAAGAATATAAGCAGTCGCAGGGCGATCCGGTGGTCAAATCCCGCCAGCGGTCGATCGCCCGTGATCGTGCCCGCCGCCGCATGATCAACAATGTGCCGCGCGCGACGCTTGTCATCGCCAACCCGACACACTTTGCGGTGGCGCTGCGTTATGTGCGTGAAGAAAGCGACGCGCCGATCGTCGTCGCCAAGGGCCAGGACCTTATCGCATTGAAAATCCGCGAGATTGCGGAAGAAAACAATATCCCCGTTTTTGAAGACCCGCCACTCGCGCGCTCCATGTTTGCGCAAGTCTCGATCGATAGTGTGATTCCACCAGCCTTTTATAAGGCCGTGGCTGAGCTCGTTCATCGGGTTTACGCCATGAAGTCATCGAAAATACGGGTTCAATAA